In Halobacteriovorax marinus SJ, the following proteins share a genomic window:
- a CDS encoding BolA/IbaG family iron-sulfur metabolism protein, with product MNFEELKALIQSHIEDAKVQVTDLTGTQDHLGLLVVSDVFKGKMLIAQHQIIMDILKEKLKQEIHAVQIKTMTHEQATNQGIQI from the coding sequence ATGAATTTTGAAGAATTAAAGGCCCTTATTCAATCACATATTGAAGACGCTAAAGTTCAAGTGACAGATCTTACGGGAACTCAAGATCACCTAGGACTTCTCGTGGTTAGTGATGTCTTTAAAGGTAAGATGCTAATTGCACAACACCAAATCATTATGGATATTTTAAAAGAGAAATTAAAACAAGAAATTCATGCAGTTCAAATTAAGACAATGACTCATGAGCAGGCCACTAATCAAGGCATTCAAATATAA
- the grxD gene encoding Grx4 family monothiol glutaredoxin: MSNDNPFNILGSDKVPQEGATAVSEENKSNDLNERIKALIGSSDIFLFMKGNAAMPQCGFSANTIAILDALNVKYNTFDILSDMDIRQGVKEFSNWPTYPQLYFKGQLVGGNDIITEMYHSGDLAQVLGA; this comes from the coding sequence ATGAGCAATGATAATCCATTTAACATTTTAGGTTCAGATAAAGTTCCTCAAGAGGGAGCAACAGCGGTTTCAGAAGAAAATAAATCAAATGATCTCAATGAGAGAATCAAGGCCCTTATTGGTTCAAGTGATATTTTTCTTTTCATGAAAGGAAATGCGGCCATGCCACAATGTGGTTTCTCTGCTAATACAATCGCGATCCTCGATGCACTAAACGTTAAGTACAATACTTTTGATATTCTATCTGACATGGATATTAGACAAGGTGTAAAAGAATTTTCAAATTGGCCAACATACCCACAACTCTACTTCAAGGGACAACTTGTTGGTGGAAATGATATTATTACTGAGATGTATCACTCAGGTGATCTCGCGCAAGTTCTTGGAGCATAA
- a CDS encoding YebC/PmpR family DNA-binding transcriptional regulator, translating to MAGHSKWANIRHRKGAQDAKRGKIFTKLIKEITVAVKTGGGSDPEMNPRLRLALQNARGQNLPKDTIQRAIDKASGVGGDDYIETTFEGYGPDGVAVFVETATDNNTRTVSAVRAAFNKYNGSLGKDGCLQFIFDRKGIFTIEKSQVEMDNDDFMLEMIDGGAEDVDFENEEFIIVTTAMEDFGNASNKLAELGVEAKEAGLERIATTNKELDPKHIPTFMKLLDVLEDNDDVQKVYHNCEFDESMMEE from the coding sequence GTGGCAGGTCATAGTAAATGGGCGAATATTAGACATAGAAAAGGCGCTCAGGATGCAAAAAGAGGGAAGATTTTTACTAAGCTAATTAAAGAGATAACGGTTGCCGTTAAAACTGGCGGGGGATCTGATCCGGAAATGAATCCAAGACTCAGACTTGCCCTACAAAATGCTAGAGGACAAAACCTTCCAAAAGATACAATTCAAAGGGCCATCGATAAGGCTTCAGGTGTTGGTGGTGATGATTATATCGAAACAACATTTGAAGGTTATGGGCCAGATGGAGTGGCGGTTTTCGTAGAAACGGCTACTGATAATAATACTCGTACAGTTTCGGCAGTAAGGGCCGCCTTCAATAAGTACAACGGCTCTCTTGGTAAGGATGGCTGTCTACAATTTATCTTTGATCGCAAAGGAATATTCACTATTGAGAAGTCTCAAGTGGAAATGGATAACGATGACTTTATGTTAGAGATGATCGACGGTGGGGCAGAGGACGTAGACTTTGAAAATGAAGAGTTTATTATTGTCACTACTGCGATGGAAGATTTTGGTAATGCCTCTAATAAATTAGCTGAGCTCGGTGTTGAGGCGAAAGAAGCCGGACTTGAAAGAATTGCGACAACTAATAAAGAATTAGATCCAAAACATATTCCTACCTTTATGAAGCTCTTAGACGTTCTTGAAGATAACGATGATGTTCAGAAGGTTTATCACAATTGTGAGTTTGATGAATCAATGATGGAAGAATAA
- a CDS encoding response regulator: MIERSNFRVLIVDDEPDILELMEEEFNYYGYQTMTADCGNDAISKLRSHQFDIIVSDYKMPNGNGMAVLDEVNTMAAETRPDFFFVSGQADISIKDAIDAGAKKFFSKPFDLDDLIKEIEKELSSK, from the coding sequence ATGATTGAGAGAAGTAATTTTAGAGTTCTCATTGTCGATGATGAACCAGATATTTTAGAGCTGATGGAAGAGGAGTTTAACTACTACGGCTATCAGACGATGACTGCTGATTGCGGTAATGATGCAATTAGTAAGCTGCGCTCTCACCAATTCGATATAATTGTTTCAGATTATAAGATGCCAAATGGTAACGGTATGGCCGTATTAGATGAAGTCAATACAATGGCCGCTGAAACTAGACCAGATTTCTTCTTTGTCTCAGGACAGGCCGATATCTCAATTAAAGATGCAATTGACGCTGGAGCTAAGAAGTTCTTTTCTAAGCCCTTTGATTTAGATGATCTCATCAAAGAGATCGAAAAAGAGCTCTCTAGTAAATAG
- a CDS encoding CFI-box-CTERM domain-containing protein, producing the protein MKKYLITLFAILFSVNTFASTVRLSDTTEPVVNVGNIYSVYNTLGGDGTSSSAPLKLYIPLSGSGTTQSDNHILKTALFKSNSTQTLNTTIDIVNTDSVNVLYPTLYVKDDSSTNYLFVGRSTIGCSTSSTCEDVISSFSIATICNSTEIDCAGALSAPVTVSSYLYLSQAGVDTSISDPTSGSDGLFVELNISGRVYESTVTTALTSIEKGDQRLKLNYTVSAIQNDYRDIAIFDVSSFNSKFGQAGINEILSIDDDVTPQSSGLFEAKNLSNGRTYNISFAVRDFYGFYTPLASPLSGTPLEIAEFLEKNQCYFISAGFMEQHYVLNYFRYIRDHYLLKVKLGQSFVDFYYETAPQYVPFIIERPWLQALIRGFAYCVYFIFNFGLVALMISVMVIFLTSKVFKNSITE; encoded by the coding sequence ATGAAAAAATATCTTATAACACTCTTTGCAATCTTATTTTCGGTTAATACATTCGCTAGCACTGTGCGACTAAGCGATACTACCGAGCCGGTAGTTAATGTCGGAAATATTTATTCCGTTTATAATACTTTGGGTGGAGACGGAACTTCATCAAGTGCGCCACTCAAGCTCTATATACCGCTCTCTGGCTCTGGAACAACTCAATCAGATAATCATATTCTAAAGACAGCACTCTTTAAATCTAATAGTACTCAAACGCTCAATACAACAATTGATATCGTAAATACGGATAGTGTAAATGTTCTCTATCCAACTCTCTATGTCAAAGATGACTCAAGCACCAATTATCTCTTTGTTGGGCGCTCAACTATTGGGTGTTCTACAAGTTCTACTTGTGAAGATGTTATTTCAAGCTTCTCAATCGCGACGATCTGTAACTCAACGGAGATCGATTGTGCGGGAGCACTCTCAGCACCAGTGACTGTAAGCTCTTACCTCTATCTTTCTCAGGCCGGTGTTGATACTTCAATCTCGGATCCTACTAGTGGTAGTGACGGTCTATTTGTAGAGCTCAATATTAGTGGAAGAGTCTATGAATCCACAGTCACTACGGCCTTAACATCTATTGAAAAAGGTGACCAAAGATTAAAACTCAATTACACAGTGTCTGCGATTCAAAATGATTATAGAGATATAGCTATTTTTGATGTCAGTAGCTTCAATAGTAAATTTGGACAGGCGGGAATCAACGAAATCCTTTCTATAGACGATGATGTGACACCTCAGTCCAGTGGCCTATTTGAGGCCAAGAATCTTTCAAACGGAAGAACTTATAATATTTCCTTTGCTGTAAGGGACTTCTATGGATTCTATACTCCACTTGCTTCGCCACTTAGCGGGACACCGTTAGAGATCGCAGAATTCCTTGAGAAGAATCAATGTTACTTTATTTCTGCTGGCTTTATGGAGCAGCACTATGTTCTCAATTACTTCCGCTATATTCGCGATCATTATCTCCTTAAGGTAAAATTAGGCCAGAGCTTTGTAGACTTCTATTATGAGACTGCGCCGCAATATGTCCCATTTATAATTGAGAGACCTTGGCTACAGGCTCTAATACGTGGGTTTGCGTATTGCGTTTATTTTATTTTTAACTTTGGTCTCGTTGCGTTAATGATATCTGTCATGGTAATTTTTCTTACCTCAAAGGTTTTCAAAAATAGCATTACCGAGTAA
- a CDS encoding rhodanese-like domain-containing protein, whose product MKRYIFILSLLFLQSCLKPDEVENKSHVVKSMGETVAKQYSDIPHLSIEQMQSLEKDTYILVDIRSLPEIEISYIPNSLTQKKFEQELPNFQGKKVIVYSTLGPRSSKYVRLLREKKIDAYNLKEGILGWAHRKLPLLENGKETLRLHVYTDAYNFTPSGYEGVYK is encoded by the coding sequence ATGAAAAGATACATCTTTATACTCTCTCTCTTATTTCTTCAGTCGTGCTTAAAGCCCGATGAAGTTGAAAATAAATCTCATGTTGTTAAGTCCATGGGCGAAACTGTGGCCAAACAATATTCAGATATCCCTCACCTCTCTATTGAACAAATGCAAAGCTTAGAGAAAGACACTTATATTCTTGTAGATATAAGATCATTGCCTGAAATAGAAATTAGCTATATTCCAAACTCTTTAACGCAAAAAAAGTTTGAGCAGGAACTACCAAACTTTCAGGGCAAGAAAGTCATTGTATACAGCACCCTTGGACCGAGAAGTTCTAAGTACGTTCGTCTTCTTAGAGAAAAGAAAATTGACGCCTATAATTTGAAAGAGGGAATTCTTGGCTGGGCCCACAGAAAACTGCCTCTCTTAGAAAATGGAAAAGAAACTCTGCGCCTGCACGTCTACACTGATGCCTATAACTTCACACCAAGTGGTTATGAGGGAGTTTACAAATAA
- a CDS encoding aminotransferase class IV: protein MTQTFSRKIFKLDEHFERLLYSADKMEMPLDFTLEKLKSDLEKVLEQLDTDFAYIRIVVTRGEGEIGLDPALATKNNVIIIVKELPPNPSWWYDDGVHMIISHTMRNPKNAVDPRIKSGNYLNNVMAMHEAKKAGAFDAIMLNAKGEITEATTSNIWIVKDGEVITPPIKAGLLGGITRKSLIQIAKDNKLNISERNFDEDFLKSADECFLTSTTKLLVPITKIDNCLIGDGKPGKYTLQLLDLYKKANHI from the coding sequence GTGACCCAAACATTTAGTAGGAAGATTTTTAAGCTAGACGAACACTTTGAAAGACTTCTTTACTCTGCTGATAAAATGGAGATGCCACTCGACTTTACACTAGAGAAATTAAAAAGCGATTTAGAGAAAGTCTTAGAACAACTAGACACTGATTTTGCTTATATAAGAATTGTCGTAACTCGTGGAGAGGGAGAAATTGGTCTTGACCCTGCTCTGGCCACTAAGAATAATGTCATTATCATTGTAAAGGAATTACCTCCCAACCCTAGTTGGTGGTATGACGATGGTGTTCATATGATTATTTCTCACACTATGAGAAATCCTAAAAACGCTGTCGACCCTAGAATTAAATCTGGTAACTACCTCAATAATGTTATGGCCATGCACGAAGCCAAGAAAGCCGGCGCATTCGACGCTATTATGCTCAATGCAAAGGGAGAAATTACAGAGGCCACCACTTCAAATATCTGGATCGTTAAAGATGGCGAAGTTATTACGCCACCAATTAAGGCCGGTCTCTTAGGCGGTATTACCAGAAAGTCACTTATTCAAATTGCTAAAGATAATAAGTTAAATATTTCCGAGAGAAACTTCGATGAAGATTTTCTAAAGTCGGCAGATGAGTGCTTTCTCACTAGTACGACAAAACTCTTAGTACCCATTACTAAGATTGATAATTGTCTCATTGGAGATGGTAAACCTGGAAAGTATACGCTGCAATTATTAGATCTTTATAAGAAAGCTAATCATATTTAG
- the adeD gene encoding adenine deaminase: MIQSKSTQQLTREELKHVLSVARGDGEIDILIKNVKIMDLVNGEINESAIAIAGKTIAGTGLEYLDQKAKRVIDANGDVAVPGFIDGHLHIESSMMHPFEFERLTLPLGTTTAICDPHEITNVIGDKGFSWFLRCSELMKQNLFVQVSSCVPALPGFETNGGPFPLEKMKAYKNHPNVLGLAEMMNFPGVINAFDDVLDKVEEFQEMNLDGHCPLVRGKDLNAYIAAGIQNCHETITREEGKEKLSKGMALIIREGSVAKNLKTLAPLVTDFNSCQCLLCTDDRNPYEIFNEGHINYLVKKMINEIGIEPHVAYRLSSYSAAKHFGLKRLGLIAPGKQADIVLLSDYKNVEISDVLMKGLPVKEHKVEQSLSKNLEESKPPIENTMKRSPLGDKEIEFNFEQGTYNVIEIVKDEIITNHLKVNYDGEKFELDDIKKICVIERYGQNIKPALGLVKGAGLSTGAIASSVAHDSHNIIVIGEDESDMTVAANKLIEMGGGFCVVKDGKVIASLALPIAGLLSLESAEVLTEGIIELKKACKEVNVHLNEPFIQMAFLALPVIPSLKITDKGLVDVTKFEFIDLKD, from the coding sequence ATGATTCAATCTAAAAGTACTCAGCAATTAACCAGAGAAGAATTAAAGCACGTACTAAGTGTGGCCAGAGGTGATGGTGAAATTGATATTCTTATAAAGAACGTTAAAATCATGGATCTAGTTAATGGAGAAATCAATGAAAGTGCCATTGCTATTGCCGGAAAAACCATTGCAGGAACAGGACTTGAATACTTAGATCAAAAGGCAAAGAGAGTTATCGATGCTAATGGTGACGTCGCTGTCCCAGGGTTTATTGATGGTCACTTACATATTGAATCATCCATGATGCATCCTTTTGAATTTGAAAGACTAACTCTCCCTCTTGGAACAACAACGGCTATCTGCGATCCACATGAAATTACAAATGTAATTGGAGACAAAGGTTTTAGCTGGTTTCTTAGATGTAGTGAATTAATGAAGCAGAACCTCTTTGTACAAGTAAGCTCATGCGTTCCCGCTCTTCCGGGGTTTGAAACAAATGGTGGACCATTTCCTCTAGAGAAAATGAAGGCCTATAAGAATCACCCTAATGTATTAGGCCTTGCAGAAATGATGAATTTCCCAGGTGTGATCAACGCCTTTGATGATGTTTTAGACAAGGTAGAAGAGTTCCAAGAGATGAATTTAGATGGGCACTGTCCACTAGTTAGGGGAAAAGACCTCAATGCCTATATCGCTGCAGGAATTCAAAATTGCCATGAAACTATCACTAGAGAAGAAGGCAAGGAAAAACTCTCCAAGGGAATGGCGCTCATAATTAGAGAAGGTTCAGTTGCCAAGAATTTAAAAACTCTAGCTCCACTAGTTACTGACTTTAACTCTTGCCAATGTCTACTTTGTACAGACGATAGAAACCCTTATGAAATTTTCAACGAGGGCCATATAAACTATCTCGTAAAAAAGATGATTAATGAAATTGGTATTGAGCCACATGTGGCCTATCGTCTAAGCTCTTACTCCGCAGCTAAGCACTTTGGACTTAAACGACTTGGTCTTATTGCCCCGGGGAAGCAGGCCGATATTGTTCTCCTAAGTGATTATAAGAATGTTGAAATTAGTGACGTCTTAATGAAAGGTCTTCCAGTGAAAGAGCACAAAGTCGAGCAATCACTTTCAAAAAATTTAGAAGAGTCTAAACCTCCAATTGAAAATACAATGAAGAGATCACCTTTGGGCGACAAAGAAATTGAGTTCAACTTTGAGCAAGGAACCTACAACGTTATCGAAATTGTAAAAGATGAAATCATCACGAATCACCTAAAAGTAAATTATGATGGTGAAAAATTTGAATTAGATGATATTAAAAAGATTTGTGTCATCGAGAGATACGGACAGAATATAAAGCCGGCGCTAGGACTGGTAAAAGGTGCAGGACTAAGCACTGGGGCGATTGCTTCATCTGTGGCCCACGACTCTCACAATATTATTGTCATTGGTGAAGATGAGAGTGATATGACTGTTGCGGCCAATAAACTCATTGAAATGGGTGGTGGATTCTGTGTTGTTAAAGACGGAAAAGTTATCGCCTCTTTAGCACTTCCAATTGCTGGGCTACTTAGCTTAGAGAGCGCTGAAGTTCTCACCGAGGGAATTATAGAACTTAAGAAGGCGTGTAAAGAAGTTAATGTTCACTTGAATGAACCTTTTATTCAAATGGCCTTCTTGGCCCTGCCAGTTATCCCATCTTTAAAAATTACTGATAAAGGCCTTGTTGATGTTACAAAGTTTGAATTTATTGATCTTAAAGACTAA